From a region of the Zingiber officinale cultivar Zhangliang chromosome 10B, Zo_v1.1, whole genome shotgun sequence genome:
- the LOC122029133 gene encoding calcium-dependent protein kinase 13-like, whose amino-acid sequence MVYGCLYCVKSYQKTLATLNFAGERFFEIVGSPYYMAPEVLKQNYGPEIDIWSAGVILYILLCGVPPFWAETEKGVAQAILRGVIDFKREPWPSISNSAKNLVRLMLEPDPKLRLTAKQGSLS is encoded by the exons ATGGTGTATGGTTGCTTGTACTGCGTGAAGTCCTACCAGAAGACCCTCGCCACTTTGAACTTCGCAG GTGAAAGATTTTTTGAGATAGTTGGAAGCCCTTATTACATGGCTCCAGAAGTTTTAAAACAGAATTATGGACCAGAAATTGATATATGGAGTGCTGGAGTTATACTCTATATCTTACTGTGTGGAGTTCCACCATTTTGGGCTG AAACTGAAAAGGGAGTTGCTCAAGCAATTCTTAGGGGCGTAATAGATTTCAAACGGGAACCATGGCCTAGTATTTCTAACAGTGCTAAAAATTTAGTTCGGCTGATGTTGGAACCTGATCCCAAGCTTCGGTTAACTGCAAAGCAAGGCAGTCTTTCATGA